From a region of the Lactuca sativa cultivar Salinas chromosome 4, Lsat_Salinas_v11, whole genome shotgun sequence genome:
- the LOC111899707 gene encoding GDSL esterase/lipase At5g55050, producing MCLVFFYLLVGTFFTVSQVSSAIITVNFTTPAIFIFGDSTADVGTNSFLPKTKIRANFPYNGIDFPNSRPTGRFSNGFNSADYLSKLMGQKRSPQPYLFLLKAGLRKRMFRGVNFASGASGLLDVTGKHLNVVSMSEQIKQFKTVRGNLTLVKGRGATKNILATSVFAISVGSNDIFGYFENRSTVDPTIFIASLMTAYECHIESLYNLGARKFGIISVPPIGCCPSQRIFNVTGGCFEIENTFARAFHSSLDALLKKLSCKLSGMKYSLGNSYEMTINVINFPQLFNFTYVDRACCGEGWLNAEKPCTPKANLCSSRNNYLFWDLFHPTQYASKLAAVTLYNGGPQFVTPINFAQLAAY from the exons ATGTGCTTGGTTTTTTTCTATCTTCTGGTGGGTACTTTTTTCACGGTTTCACAAGTTTCCAGCGCCATTATAACTGTTAATTTCACTACGCCTGCCATTTTCATATTTGGTGATTCAACTGCTGATGTGGGAACAAACTCTTTCTTGCCAAAAACCAAAATACGAGCTAATTTTCCTTACAATGGGATTGATTTTCCTAATTCTAGACCAACAGGACGTTTCAGCAACGGTTTCAACAGTGCAGATTATTTGT CAAAGCTAATGGGACAAAAAAGAAGCCCACAGCCATACTTGTTTCTCCTGAAAGCGGGTCTTAGAAAGCGAATGTTTAGAGGTGTAAATTTCGCATCAGGAGCATCTGGTCTTCTGGATGTAACAGGGAAACACTTG AATGTTGTATCGATGTCTGAGCAAATTAAGCAGTTCAAGACAGTACGTGGCAATCTAACATTGGTAAAGGGACGAGGAGCTACAAAAAACATACTTGCAACATCCGTATTCGCCATTAGTGTCGGGAGCAATGACATTTTTGGCTATTTTGAAAACAGGAGCACTGTTGATCCTACTATTTTCATTGCTTCTTTAATGACGGCATATGAGTGTCACATTGAG TCTTTGTACAACCTTGGAGCAAGGAAGTTCGGGATCATAAGTGTGCCACCAATTGGATGTTGTCCGTCACAAAGAATTTTTAATGTTACCGGGGGATGTTTTGAGATAGAAAACACTTTTGCTCGGGCTTTTCACTCATCGCTCGATGCTCTCTTGAAGAAACTATCTTGTAAACTATCAGGCATGAAGTATTCACTCGGGAATTCATATGAAATGACGATTAACGTCATCAATTTCCCACAGCTGTTCA atTTTACGTATGTGGACAGAGCGTGTTGTGGGGAAGGGTGGTTAAATGCAGAAAAGCCTTGTACTCCGAAAGCAAATTTATGCTCAAGCCGCAACAACTACCTCTTTTGGGATTTGTTCCATCCGACACAATATGCTTCCAAGCTTGCAGCCGTAACTTTATATAATGGTGGACCACAATTTGTGACCCCGATTAACTTCGCTCAGTTAGCAGCATACTGA